A single window of Actinomycetota bacterium DNA harbors:
- the mreC gene encoding rod shape-determining protein MreC produces the protein MRPACRCTCPRTRSSTLCSGPRWRWRKRTSSSSCAAATRARRRKHAPMAGPQPEQRPASPWLLVGAVALSLVLVTVYVKEGDRGPLHLVRRGVQAVAAPVAAVGDWVTWPVRAATTWVGGFTMSKADVAELQAQNAELRKRNAELEEARLENERLKKLVGFAEAAGLDAKGAHVIGRPSSTWEGVVVLDLGFEDGVTTGMPVLSAQGVVGQVVESTLGSCRVRLITDQRSGAAALVQRTRATGVLRGSVDGGLTMDFVDRKFLPQRGDVVLTSGLGGVYPKGLLIGEVVDVDARPGDLFPDIVVESKVPFASLEEALVLVSAPPAVEGGAGE, from the coding sequence ATGAGACCGGCATGCCGGTGCACGTGTCCGAGAACGCGCTCATCAACGTTGTGCTCGGGTCCGCGATGGCGCTGGAGGAAGAGGACGTCCTCAAGCAGCTGCGCCGCCGCGACTCGCGCTAGGAGGCGGAAACACGCCCCCATGGCCGGTCCCCAGCCCGAACAGAGGCCTGCCAGCCCGTGGCTGCTCGTCGGCGCGGTCGCGCTGTCGCTCGTGCTCGTGACGGTCTATGTCAAGGAGGGCGACCGCGGTCCGCTCCACCTGGTCCGTCGCGGCGTGCAGGCGGTCGCCGCGCCTGTTGCGGCGGTCGGTGACTGGGTGACGTGGCCGGTGCGTGCCGCCACCACCTGGGTGGGCGGCTTCACGATGTCGAAGGCCGACGTAGCCGAGCTGCAGGCGCAGAACGCCGAACTTCGGAAGCGCAACGCCGAGCTCGAGGAAGCGAGGCTCGAGAACGAGCGGCTGAAGAAGCTCGTCGGGTTCGCGGAGGCCGCGGGCCTCGACGCGAAGGGCGCGCACGTGATCGGCCGGCCGAGTTCGACCTGGGAGGGCGTCGTCGTGCTCGACCTCGGCTTCGAGGACGGCGTGACCACCGGCATGCCGGTGCTCTCGGCGCAGGGGGTCGTGGGCCAGGTGGTCGAGTCCACGCTCGGGTCGTGCCGCGTGCGGCTCATCACCGACCAGCGCTCAGGCGCCGCGGCGCTCGTCCAGCGCACGCGGGCGACCGGCGTGTTGCGAGGCTCGGTCGACGGGGGCCTGACGATGGACTTCGTGGACCGCAAGTTCCTGCCGCAGCGCGGCGACGTGGTGCTCACGTCGGGCCTCGGCGGCGTCTATCCGAAGGGGCTGCTCATCGGCGAGGTCGTCGACGTCGACGCGCGCCCCGGCGACCTGTTCCCCGACATCGTCGTGGAGTCGAAGGTGCCGTTTGCGAGCCTCGAGGAAGCGC